One part of the Lotus japonicus ecotype B-129 chromosome 2, LjGifu_v1.2 genome encodes these proteins:
- the LOC130735476 gene encoding uncharacterized protein LOC130735476, which produces MDPNNMADLDIYDVVIDELINDTTIEDMMQEEMEFYQRRANTVRPKRTRKVIERDREAGNERLWNDYFSENPVYTEELFRRRFRMRKHVFLRIVGALGSHDPYFLMSVDAVGRQGLSPLQKCTAAIRMLAYGSPADSVDEYVRIGESTAIECLKNFVEGVCAVFGETYLRRPNQEDITRLLQWGESRGFPGMLGSIDCMHWEWKNCPVAWKGQFTRGDHGKPTIMLEAVASQDLWIWHAFFGIAGSNNDINVLNQSPVFNEVLSGNAPMVNFSVNGTMYNMGYYLADGIYPPWATFVKTIPMPQGEKRQKFAKRQEGARKDVERAFGVLQSRFAIVRGPSRFWHPNEMKSIMYACIILHNMIVEDERNTYRGNFVYDQVNNDILDAEVASGPIPAFRNILERRAHQIDRSIHHQLQADLVEHIWQLPENENNEN; this is translated from the coding sequence ATGGATCCAAACAATATGGCCGACTTGGACATTTACGACGTTGTCATTGACGAACTTATCAATGACACGACTATAGAAGATATGATGCAGGAGGAGATGGAGTTTTATCAACGACGTGCCAACACCGTTAGGCCCAAGCGAACAAGAAaggtgatagagagagatcgtgaagcTGGGAACGAGCGGTTGTGGAATGACTACTTCTCCGAAAATCCTGTGTACACGGAAGAGCTTTTCCGACGAAGGTTTCGAATGCGAAAGCATGTGTTCCTTAGAATTGTAGGGGCCCTTGGgtctcatgacccgtactttttaatgtctgtcgatgcagttggaagacaaggcctatcaccattacaaaagtgcaccgccgctattcgtatgttggcgtacggatcacctgctgacagtgttgacgagtacgttcgaattggtgaaagtactgcaattgagtgcttaaagaattttgtggaaggtgtgtgtgcagtatttggtgaaacatacttgaggcgcccgaaccaggaagacattacccgcttacttcaatggggcgagtctcgtggatttccaggtatgttgggttctattgattgtatgcattgggaatggaagaattgtccagttgcgtggaaaggtcaattcacccgaggtgatcatggaaagcccacaatcatgcttgaagcagtggcatcacaagacttgtggatttggcatgcattttttggcattgcaggttctaacaatgacattaatgtgctaaatcaatctccggtttttaatgaggttttgagtggaaatgctcccatggtgaactttagcgtgaatggaacaatgtataacatgggatactatctagcagacggtatctatcccccgtgggctacatttgtgaagaccatcccaatgccgcaaggagaaaaaaggcaaaaatttgcgaaaagacaagaaggagcaagaaaggacgttgaacgtgcattcggcgttctccaatctcggtttgcaatagttcgtggtccatcacgcttttggcatccgaatgagatgaagtcaataatgtatgcttgcatcatattgcacaacatgattgttgaagatgagcgcaacacgtaccgaggtaattttgtttatgatcaggtcaataatgacatattggATGCTGAAGTAGCAAGTGGTCCTATTCCCGCTTTTAGAAATATCTTGGAAAGaagagcacatcaaattgataggtcaattcatcaccaacttcaagcagacttggtggagcatatttggcagcttcctgaaaacgagaataatgaaaattaa
- the LOC130736688 gene encoding uncharacterized protein LOC130736688 — MIKVNVDARWSGANSTSFGFVARSHSGTMLVAGTHEEDQRMDPLVAEALALRWCMLQARELGMDSVIFESDSLSVIRAMKTDSSAWTIQNIIQDCHALAKDFNYISFSHVKRNANSPTHMLASIAFKFNDHVWWDHPPTESIFYL; from the coding sequence ATGATCAAAGTTAACGTGGATGCAAGATGGTCAGGAGCAAATTCCACGAGCTTCGGTTTTGTTGCTCGATCTCACTCTGGAACGATGCTAGTGGCTGGCACGCACGAGGAAGATCAACGCATGGACCCCTTGGTTGCCGAAGCATTAGCCCTGCGTTGGTGTATGCTACAGGCGAGAGAACTGGGAATGGATAGTGTGATATTTGAATCTGACTCTCTTTCTGTCATTAGAGCAATGAAAACCGATTCAAGTGCTTGGACTATTCAGAATATCATCCAAGACTGCCATGCTTTAGCAAAGGATTTTAATTACATCTCGTTCTCCCATGTAAAGCGTAATGCTAATTCCCCAACCCACATGCTTGCCTCTATAGCTTTTAAGTTTAATGATCATGTATGGTGGGATCATCCCCCAACTGAGAGCATCTTCTATTTGTAG
- the LOC130738467 gene encoding uncharacterized protein LOC130738467, with protein sequence MPQNESHCHHNGETTLTTSSAPSSQHCNPVLTLHLREPQDSILVPNSDTLLAKTMASTTSTSTDPLPSSSSDDVAVKAVNKRYEGLVTVRTKAIKGKGAWYWAHLEPLLVRNPDTGMPKSVKLKCSLCDSVFSASNPSRTASEHLKRGTCANFSSGLKPGSVPSPLPISSVAGSNRKRSSPEMGGVGSPVASYQNHALAMVEMGYPQVHGNSVSPHQQHHLVLSGGKEDLCALAMFEDSVKKLKSPKTSPGPALSKEQVNSALELLADWFYECCGSVSLSTLEHRKFQAFLGQVGLPTTLKREISGPRLDARFSEAKAESEAKVRDAMFFQVASDGWKNRNWYSLCCGGESLVKFMVNLPNGTSVFQKAVSTGGVVSSKYAEEVLWESVTGVSGSVVQRCVGIVADKFKAKALRNLEIQNHWMVNTSCQLQGFISLIKDFNKELPLFRVVTENCLKVANFIDTESQVRNIFLKYRMQEMDYPGLLRVPPPKCDPMTNFASVFPMLEDILSCARIIQMVMLEDSFKVMCMEDPLAREVAGMVQNEEFWNELEAVYSLVKIIKGMVQDMEAERPLIGRCLPLWEELRTKVKEWCGKYNVMEGPVDKIVEKRFRKNYHPAWSAAFILDPLYLIKDTSGKYLPPFKCLTREQEKDVDKLLTRLASREEAHVVLMELMKWRSEGLDPLYAQAVQMKQRDPMTGKMKVANPLSSRLVWETCLCEFKSLGKIAVRLIFLHATSSGFKSNWSFMRKISANKQHSSASLERAQKMVYIAAHAKLERRDFSSEEEKDAELFAMSGSEDGMLAEVYADATLV encoded by the coding sequence ATGCCCCAAAACGAATCCCACTGTCACCACAATGGTGAAACCACCCTCACCACAAGCTCAGCTCCATCTTCACAGCACTGCAACCCCGTTCTGACCCTTCACCTCAGGGAACCCCAAGACTCCATTTTGGTCCCCAATTCAGACACCCTTTTGGCCAAAACAATGGCTTCCACCACCTCCACTTCCACCGACCCTCTCCCTTCTTCATCCTCCGACGACGTTGCTGTCAAAGCCGTTAACAAACGCTACGAGGGTCTCGTCACTGTTCGTACCAAGGCGATCAAGGGTAAAGGGGCATGGTACTGGGCGCACTTGGAACCCCTTCTGGTTCGAAATCCCGACACGGGCATGCCCAAATCGGTGAAGCTCAAGTGCTCCCTCTGTGACTCTGTTTTCTCTGCTTCAAACCCTTCCAGAACCGCTTCTGAGCACTTGAAGCGTGGAACTTGCGCCAATTTCAGCTCCGGTTTGAAGCCCGGTTCGGTCCCTTCGCCGCTTCCCATCTCGTCGGTGGCCGGTTCGAACCGGAAGAGGAGTTCGCCGGAAATGGGGGGTGTTGGTTCACCTGTGGCTTCTTATCAAAACCATGCCTTGGCAATGGTTGAAATGGGGTACCCGCAGGTGCACGGTAACTCGGTGAGCCCGCACCAGCAGCATCATTTGGTGCTGTCTGGTGGGAAGGAAGATTTGTGTGCTTTGGCTATGTTTGAGGACAGTGTGAAGAAGCTCAAGAGTCCCAAGACTTCACCTGGTCCTGCTTTGAGTAAAGAACAGGTTAATTCTGCTTTGGAATTGCTTGCTGATTGGTTCTATGAGTGTTGTGGGTCTGTGTCTTTGTCTACTCTTGAGCACCGCAAGTTCCAAGCTTTTCTTGGTCAGGTGGGTTTGCCAACAACTctgaagcgtgagatttcaggTCCTAGGCTTGATGCTAGGTTCAGTGAGGCCAAGGCTGAGTCTGAGGCCAAGGTAAGGGATGCAATGTTTTTTCAGGTGGCTAGTGATGGTTGGAAGAATAGGAATTGGTATAGCTTGTGTTGTGGTGGTGAGAGTCTGGTTAAGTTTATGGTGAATCTTCCTAATGGGACTAGTGTGTTCCAGAAGGCAGTGTCCACCGGGGGAGTGGTTTCATCCAAGTATGCGGAGGAGGTTTTGTGGGAATCGGTGACCGGTGTTAGCGGGAGCGTGGTGCAGAGGTGTGTGGGGATTGTTGCGGACAAGTTTAAGGCCAAGGCATTGAGGAACTTGGAGATTCAGAACCATTGGATGGTAAATACTTCTTGTCAGCTTCAGGGGTTCATTAGTTTAATCAAGGATTTTAACAAAGAGCTACCACTTTTCAGGGTTGTGACTGAGAATTGCCTAAAGGTTGCAAATTTTATAGACACTGAATCTCAGGTGAGGAATATTTTTCTCAAGTACCGGATGCAGGAGATGGACTATCCCGGGTTGCTTCGAGTCCCTCCACCGAAATGTGACCCTATGACAAACTTTGCATCTGTGTTTCCAATGCTGGAGGACATTTTGTCCTGTGCTAGAATCATCCAAATGGTAATGTTGGAGGACTCGTTTAAGGTAATGTGCATGGAGGATCCACTGGCCAGAGAAGTTGCTGGGATGGTTCAGAATGAGGAGTTTTGGAATGAACTAGAAGCAGTTTATTCACTTGTGAAGATTATCAAGGGAATGGTTCAGGACATGGAAGCTGAGAGGCCATTGATTGGTCGGTGCTTGCCTCTTTGGGAGGAGCTGAGAACCAAAGTGAAGGAGTGGTGTGGCAAGTACAATGTTATGGAAGGACCTGTTGATAAAATAGTTGAAAAAAGGTTCAGAAAAAACTATCACCCTGCTTGGTCAGCAGCATTTATTCTTGATCCACTTTACTTGATTAAAGACACAAGTGGAAAGTACCTTCCTCCATTCAAGTGTTTGACACGCGAGCAGGAGAAAGATGTGGATAAGTTATTGACTCGGCTAGCCTCAAGAGAAGAAGCTCATGTTGTGTTGATGGAGCTAATGAAATGGAGATCAGAAGGGCTTGATCCACTTTATGCACAGGCTGTTCAGATGAAACAAAGGGATCCGATGACCGGAAAGATGAAAGTTGCGAATCCACTGAGCAGTAGGCTTGTCtgggaaacatgcttgtgtgAGTTCAAATCACTGGGGAAGATTGCAGTGAGGCTCATTTTCCTGCATGCAACCTCATCTGGGTTTAAGAGTAATTGGTCTTTCATGAGGAAAATTTCTGCAAATAAACAACACTCGAGCGCTTCATTGGAAAGAGCTCAGAAAATGGTATACATTGCAGCTCATGCTAAGCTTGAAAGGAGAGATTTTTCCAGTGAGGAAGAGAAGGATGCAGAACTGTTTGCCATGAGTGGTAGTGAGGATGGCATGCTGGCTGAGGTCTATGCTGATGCAACCTTAGTGTAA